A part of Acidobacteriota bacterium genomic DNA contains:
- a CDS encoding 3-hydroxyacyl-CoA dehydrogenase, which yields MDIQGSSAIVTGGASGLGAATVRRLSAAGMQVVIIDMQDEFGETVAEEVGGAFVHADVTDADEVQSAIDIAVEMGDLRVLVNCAGIGAVARTVNRDGTPHDLGYFRKVIAINLVGTFNCIRLAAVAMARNEPAADNERGAIVNTASVAAYDGQIGQAAYSASKGGIVGLTLPVARDLSSVGIRVNTIAPGLIDTPLLAALPEPARISLGESVPHPKRLGRPDEFAELVHVLVTHSYMNGETVRMDGAIRMAPK from the coding sequence GTGGACATTCAGGGGTCATCAGCGATTGTTACCGGCGGAGCGTCTGGTCTGGGGGCTGCAACGGTGCGCAGGCTTTCGGCTGCGGGGATGCAGGTCGTCATCATTGATATGCAGGACGAATTCGGAGAGACGGTTGCGGAGGAGGTTGGGGGAGCGTTTGTGCATGCTGATGTGACAGATGCGGACGAGGTGCAGAGCGCTATCGACATTGCAGTCGAGATGGGAGACCTGAGGGTCCTCGTCAACTGCGCCGGCATCGGTGCTGTTGCGAGGACTGTTAACCGTGATGGCACGCCGCACGACCTTGGTTACTTCCGCAAAGTGATCGCGATCAACCTTGTCGGGACCTTCAACTGCATCCGGCTGGCAGCGGTCGCCATGGCGCGTAACGAACCCGCGGCCGACAACGAGCGGGGAGCGATCGTCAACACCGCGTCGGTTGCGGCATACGACGGCCAGATCGGGCAGGCGGCGTACTCGGCGTCAAAGGGCGGAATCGTGGGACTGACACTTCCGGTCGCTCGAGACCTCAGCTCCGTTGGTATCCGCGTGAACACCATTGCGCCAGGGCTCATCGACACTCCACTACTAGCGGCCTTGCCCGAGCCGGCCCGAATTTCGCTCGGAGAGTCGGTCCCACATCCAAAGCGCCTCGGGAGACCCGATGAGTTTGCCGAGCTGGTGCACGTGTTGGTAACGCATTCCTACATGAATGGTGAGACGGTTCGTATGGACGGCGCCATCCGGATGGCGCCGAAGTAG
- a CDS encoding LLM class flavin-dependent oxidoreductase, with translation MAKRSHRLEYGLQTSGTYEELLRAALWAEERGLVAFAVPDHYLMSLNADAEAPAFDGLVQLAGLARETTTIELSILVSPITFRHPLCCTKPR, from the coding sequence ATGGCAAAACGATCACACCGTCTTGAGTATGGGCTCCAAACATCGGGGACCTACGAAGAGCTCCTTCGCGCTGCCCTGTGGGCGGAGGAACGCGGCCTCGTTGCGTTTGCGGTCCCCGACCACTACCTCATGTCGCTGAATGCCGACGCTGAAGCTCCCGCATTCGACGGCCTCGTTCAGCTTGCAGGGTTGGCTCGCGAAACCACAACGATCGAGCTGTCGATACTCGTGTCGCCGATCACATTCCGCCACCCTCTGTGCTGTACAAAACCGCGGTGA
- a CDS encoding LLM class flavin-dependent oxidoreductase: protein MTISDMSGGRFKLGIGTGWLDREHEIYGIPYPEMTERFARLEDALAYISAALANRAHDGKFYSLEAFNHLPQPAGGIPLLIGGMGAVKTPRLAGTYAAEFNCYPGSPEAFRAKIAVACKAAAAAGRLPDDMMISTSGAVIAAQTQPEYDELLASEAAKAGITTDELEAHLTVRNTPRGTFQQIRHQLGTFADAGVTRFYLQTGNKNLDEVGELLDAIAI from the coding sequence GTGACAATCAGCGACATGTCGGGTGGCCGTTTCAAGTTGGGCATCGGCACCGGATGGCTCGACCGAGAACATGAGATTTACGGGATCCCCTATCCAGAGATGACCGAACGTTTTGCGCGTCTCGAAGACGCCCTTGCCTACATTTCCGCTGCGCTCGCAAACAGAGCGCACGACGGCAAGTTCTACTCGCTCGAAGCGTTCAACCATCTGCCGCAGCCAGCTGGCGGAATCCCGCTGCTGATCGGTGGCATGGGAGCGGTGAAAACGCCGCGGCTTGCGGGGACGTACGCCGCAGAGTTCAACTGCTACCCCGGGTCGCCCGAAGCGTTCCGGGCAAAGATCGCGGTCGCCTGCAAAGCCGCGGCTGCCGCCGGAAGATTGCCCGACGACATGATGATATCGACGTCCGGTGCGGTGATCGCTGCCCAGACCCAGCCCGAATATGACGAACTGCTTGCATCCGAGGCCGCCAAGGCCGGGATCACAACCGATGAACTCGAGGCGCACTTGACGGTGCGCAACACGCCGCGAGGCACGTTCCAACAGATTCGTCACCAACTCGGCACCTTCGCCGACGCTGGCGTCACCCGCTTCTATTTGCAGACGGGCAACAAGAACCTGGACGAAGTTGGCGAACTCCTCGACGCGATCGCTATCTGA
- a CDS encoding ATP-dependent helicase → MFASRLESASGWLDELNEDQRRAATYPANTPLRIVAGAGSGKTRTLAARVAWLIESGVPAERIMLLTFTRRASAEMLRRASGLTADRTIASVWGGTFHSIANRLLREFGESLGLVPGFTVLDQGDVADLFGIVRTESGAAVGRKRFPQKVTIASIYSRVINAQVAVADTVEERFPWCLDHIDAIKDIVRRYTERKKANNTVDYDDLLLYLRGLLTSPIGGTVRSMFDHVLVDEYQDTNAVQVDILEALVGADGALTVVGDDAQAIYGFRAASADNLLLFDQRFRSVVTVKLEQNYRSTPQILDLANHVMTHAKDIVPKTLWSARQDSVKPTVHTCIDEATQADVICDMILERREAGIALHDQAVLFRSGHHADGLEIELARRNIPFVKYGGLKFIEAAHVKDLVAMLRILDNPRDELAWHRVLEMIPGVGPKTAARVLEAVTASAEEDATGPLTAFCRGDFLVTGEARSWMSRLADAFEKATGDGVEPPVPVQIEYLGDVLADLLTERYDNVAVRLGDLDQLHALSTEYTRRSQFIAELTLEPPDSTSQVSDPHLDDDYLILSTIHSAKGGEWDSVYIMHAADGNLPSDLALGDADGLEEERRLFYVALTRAKNNLHVLYPQRFYFKRFGTDSSHTYAQPSRFLDGTDHLVKHVAAVPSGADQDVLAATPGVDPVADVVSALFE, encoded by the coding sequence ATGTTCGCATCTCGGTTGGAAAGCGCTTCAGGTTGGCTTGACGAACTGAATGAAGATCAACGTCGTGCCGCCACTTACCCTGCGAATACCCCATTGCGGATTGTTGCTGGCGCTGGGTCAGGGAAGACACGGACCTTGGCCGCTCGCGTTGCCTGGTTAATCGAATCGGGCGTCCCGGCCGAACGCATCATGCTGCTGACGTTCACCCGGCGGGCGTCTGCGGAAATGCTGCGGCGAGCATCTGGGCTCACCGCCGACAGAACCATTGCTTCAGTGTGGGGTGGCACATTCCACTCCATTGCTAACCGGCTTCTCCGCGAATTCGGAGAATCCTTAGGCCTGGTCCCCGGTTTTACGGTTCTTGACCAAGGTGACGTTGCTGATCTATTTGGCATCGTGAGAACGGAGAGCGGGGCGGCCGTTGGTCGCAAACGTTTTCCGCAGAAAGTCACAATTGCATCCATCTACTCGCGCGTCATCAACGCCCAGGTAGCCGTCGCGGACACCGTGGAAGAGCGTTTTCCGTGGTGTCTCGATCACATTGACGCCATCAAAGACATCGTGCGTCGGTACACCGAGCGTAAGAAGGCCAACAACACTGTCGACTACGACGACCTCTTGCTCTACCTACGCGGGCTTTTGACCTCGCCGATTGGGGGCACGGTGCGGTCGATGTTCGACCACGTTCTCGTCGATGAGTACCAAGACACAAACGCGGTGCAGGTAGACATTCTTGAAGCGTTGGTTGGTGCTGATGGGGCGCTCACCGTCGTCGGCGACGACGCGCAAGCTATCTACGGATTTCGGGCCGCGAGCGCTGACAACCTGTTGCTGTTTGACCAACGGTTTCGTTCGGTGGTGACAGTGAAGCTGGAACAGAACTATCGGTCAACACCGCAGATTCTCGATCTCGCCAACCACGTCATGACTCATGCGAAAGACATCGTGCCGAAGACTCTGTGGTCCGCCCGCCAAGATTCTGTAAAGCCGACCGTTCACACCTGCATCGACGAGGCCACCCAAGCCGACGTCATTTGCGACATGATTCTCGAGCGTCGCGAAGCCGGCATTGCACTACACGACCAGGCGGTCCTCTTTCGCTCTGGTCACCACGCTGACGGGCTCGAGATCGAACTCGCTCGGCGCAACATCCCCTTCGTGAAATATGGCGGGCTGAAGTTCATCGAGGCGGCGCACGTCAAGGACCTCGTTGCAATGCTGCGCATCCTTGACAACCCCAGGGACGAACTCGCATGGCACCGTGTCCTTGAAATGATCCCCGGGGTAGGCCCCAAGACAGCCGCACGTGTACTCGAAGCGGTCACCGCGAGCGCTGAGGAGGATGCGACAGGGCCGTTGACAGCGTTCTGTCGAGGTGATTTTCTGGTGACCGGCGAGGCGCGCAGCTGGATGAGTCGGCTTGCGGACGCGTTCGAGAAGGCCACCGGGGATGGTGTCGAACCGCCGGTACCGGTCCAAATCGAGTACCTCGGTGATGTGCTTGCGGACCTCTTGACCGAGCGTTATGACAACGTTGCGGTCCGCCTCGGCGATCTGGATCAGCTTCATGCCTTGTCGACCGAGTACACGCGCCGCAGTCAATTCATTGCAGAGCTCACCCTAGAACCACCCGACTCGACGTCTCAGGTCAGCGACCCTCACCTTGACGACGACTACCTGATCCTCAGCACGATCCACTCTGCCAAAGGTGGCGAGTGGGACTCGGTGTACATCATGCACGCAGCCGACGGCAACCTCCCGTCCGATCTTGCTCTAGGTGACGCTGACGGCCTAGAGGAGGAGAGGCGGCTGTTCTACGTCGCCCTCACAAGAGCCAAGAACAACCTTCACGTCCTCTACCCGCAGCGCTTCTACTTCAAGCGTTTTGGTACCGACTCGTCGCATACCTACGCCCAGCCGAGCCGCTTCCTAGATGGCACCGACCATCTCGTGAAACACGTTGCCGCGGTTCCATCCGGTGCTGATCAGGATGTTTTGGCAGCTACCCCAGGCGTGGATCCCGTGGCTGACGTGGTTAGCGCCCTCTTCGAGTAG
- a CDS encoding thioesterase — translation MDELVGSWAEITAIVTDTDTALYLGSGDVPVLGTPRVVALVEEASCAAISDGLEEGRTTVGTRIELDHLSPSAVGAEIIARAEVISVDGNWVDLAVSVMMGDEEVARGRHLRVVVSRDRFENT, via the coding sequence ATGGACGAACTTGTCGGCTCCTGGGCTGAGATCACAGCGATCGTGACCGACACAGATACGGCCCTCTATCTCGGCAGCGGCGACGTACCTGTTCTCGGCACGCCTCGCGTTGTTGCGCTCGTTGAAGAGGCCTCATGTGCTGCGATTAGTGATGGCCTCGAAGAGGGGCGCACCACCGTTGGCACGCGAATCGAGCTGGACCACTTGTCCCCTTCAGCGGTCGGGGCGGAGATCATCGCCCGCGCCGAAGTGATCAGTGTCGACGGCAACTGGGTCGACCTTGCAGTGTCCGTCATGATGGGAGATGAAGAGGTCGCCAGGGGAAGGCATCTCCGCGTGGTTGTCTCCAGAGACCGATTCGAGAACACCTAA
- a CDS encoding enoyl-CoA hydratase/isomerase family protein produces MYQTPDVRVAYGRSPGGNLHLDRQDKVFVLTMDDGENRMNDTWVADINAALDTVQNTPGPKALVTTGAEKYYSNGLDLDWLMATEGLNVRAFVASTEKVLARLLGFPAITVAALNGHTFAAGAMLALTHDLRIMRSDRGFFCLPEVDIKIPFTDGMNGLVMQRMPAMTAHRVMVTGARFGGAECVSFGIVDEAVADEDVLPRAIEVASQLADKDPDTLGLIKHRMYADTIAALENSAGTAPAGM; encoded by the coding sequence ATGTACCAAACCCCGGACGTGCGGGTAGCGTACGGCCGTAGCCCTGGAGGAAATTTGCACCTTGACCGTCAAGACAAAGTCTTCGTCCTCACCATGGATGACGGCGAAAACCGCATGAACGACACCTGGGTTGCTGACATCAACGCGGCCCTAGACACAGTCCAAAACACCCCTGGGCCAAAGGCACTGGTGACGACAGGCGCCGAAAAGTACTACTCCAACGGGCTTGACCTTGACTGGCTAATGGCCACCGAGGGACTCAACGTCCGCGCGTTTGTCGCCAGTACCGAAAAGGTTCTGGCACGGCTACTCGGGTTCCCGGCGATCACTGTTGCCGCGCTCAACGGTCACACATTTGCCGCGGGAGCGATGCTCGCGTTGACGCATGACCTTCGAATCATGCGCAGCGACCGCGGTTTCTTTTGCCTCCCAGAGGTCGATATCAAGATTCCGTTCACTGACGGGATGAATGGCCTCGTGATGCAGCGTATGCCTGCAATGACGGCACATCGTGTGATGGTGACCGGAGCGCGGTTCGGCGGCGCCGAGTGCGTGTCCTTCGGCATCGTCGACGAAGCGGTGGCAGACGAGGACGTCCTCCCGCGTGCCATTGAGGTCGCAAGTCAGCTAGCTGATAAAGACCCTGACACTCTGGGTCTCATCAAGCACCGCATGTACGCCGACACAATTGCGGCCCTTGAAAACTCCGCTGGGACCGCGCCTGCAGGGATGTGA
- a CDS encoding HAMP domain-containing histidine kinase — MESLSGNDLVAALDRAAESAASRDGVDAAHAAFGTLSEAVGPDLFVSIYFQAIDRLWLVAQAGYPETLDGIPLGKGVIGRALNTGEAQVILDPDSDEDLIADIEGIEVEVVVPVGEFVVNFEFTCPVTDLELAPFVTFAETVISRMTLKLETDPRQLSDGHAVVAMVGLNNPVLIAEYAARLAGQGFGLNIVQCVVVLPNSEPISAAWRQPGSEGARTVSTEQALSVLREFAGLTVGTTATPKSFGWGEYNRLLVVPFVSDGVLIGGVLGGGRSVGVSPSAMAHLSMLASQATVCIGRVLHEEEMRRTLDARAAFMAAVSHELRTPLTAMIGYAELLRDHSLTSAEDRSEYAEAIRANADHLLALINDLLDVAQAESGSLAIGDLVECSLGEAIDESIHNVSLGATDNGVEIVFAGTDALVRSHAMRLRQILINLLSNAVKFTDQGKIFVSIDVGSSQIRVEVVDSGCGIDPDVLVGLFQPFQRGPAQGDRAGTGLGLVISRRLAEAMGGSLNLYSDGPGTGTTAVLTIPSAG; from the coding sequence ATGGAGTCTCTGTCCGGCAACGACCTTGTCGCGGCGCTCGATCGCGCCGCCGAATCGGCTGCGTCGCGCGATGGTGTCGACGCCGCGCATGCGGCCTTCGGGACCCTATCCGAGGCCGTCGGTCCCGATCTCTTTGTGTCCATCTACTTCCAGGCGATCGACCGACTCTGGCTAGTTGCTCAGGCTGGATATCCAGAGACGCTCGATGGCATTCCTCTCGGTAAAGGTGTCATCGGGCGTGCTTTAAACACGGGCGAGGCCCAGGTGATACTCGACCCAGACTCTGACGAAGACCTCATTGCTGACATCGAAGGGATCGAAGTTGAAGTAGTGGTCCCGGTTGGCGAATTTGTCGTGAACTTCGAGTTCACATGTCCTGTCACTGATCTCGAACTCGCCCCGTTTGTAACGTTCGCAGAGACCGTGATTTCCCGGATGACTCTGAAACTCGAAACCGATCCGCGTCAATTGTCCGATGGTCACGCGGTTGTCGCGATGGTGGGTCTAAACAATCCCGTCCTCATTGCCGAGTACGCGGCTCGCCTTGCTGGGCAGGGATTCGGTCTCAACATTGTGCAATGTGTTGTTGTCCTCCCAAACAGTGAGCCGATCAGCGCTGCATGGCGCCAACCAGGAAGCGAAGGAGCTAGGACCGTCTCGACCGAGCAAGCTCTTTCTGTGCTTAGGGAGTTTGCTGGCCTTACCGTGGGCACGACCGCAACTCCAAAGTCCTTCGGATGGGGCGAATACAACAGATTGCTCGTAGTGCCGTTTGTCAGCGACGGTGTCTTGATTGGGGGTGTGCTCGGTGGGGGGCGCAGCGTTGGTGTATCGCCGTCCGCAATGGCACATTTGTCGATGCTTGCCTCACAAGCCACGGTGTGTATTGGGCGCGTCCTCCACGAGGAGGAAATGCGTAGGACCCTCGACGCCCGCGCCGCGTTCATGGCAGCGGTGAGTCACGAGCTGCGCACACCGCTAACCGCCATGATTGGCTACGCCGAACTGCTCAGAGATCATAGCCTGACCTCAGCGGAGGATCGCTCTGAGTATGCCGAAGCGATTCGTGCGAACGCAGACCATCTTTTGGCATTGATCAACGATCTGCTCGATGTTGCGCAAGCGGAGTCTGGATCGCTTGCGATCGGTGATCTTGTGGAGTGTTCCCTTGGGGAGGCGATCGATGAGAGCATTCACAACGTCAGCTTGGGCGCCACCGACAACGGTGTCGAGATCGTATTCGCGGGGACCGACGCCCTTGTTCGATCGCACGCCATGCGTCTCCGGCAGATCCTCATCAATCTCCTATCAAACGCTGTGAAGTTCACCGATCAGGGTAAGATTTTCGTCAGTATCGATGTGGGTTCTAGCCAGATTCGGGTCGAAGTTGTCGACTCGGGGTGCGGTATTGACCCTGACGTGCTTGTGGGGCTTTTTCAGCCGTTTCAACGGGGACCCGCGCAGGGCGATCGAGCGGGTACGGGTCTCGGTCTTGTCATTTCGCGGCGTCTCGCCGAGGCCATGGGTGGATCACTCAACCTCTACAGCGACGGTCCGGGAACCGGCACCACCGCGGTTCTTACGATTCCGTCCGCGGGCTGA
- a CDS encoding GNAT family N-acetyltransferase, which translates to MIHITEIVEVDDAVVKAFERLVPQLSKTSPPPDADALADIAGNPNSLLLVAKDSDTGTIVGSLTLAFYRIPTGLQARIEDVIVDSESRGQGIGALLTETAVEKARTAGAKAVGLTSRPAREAANRLYTSLGFERRDTNVYTFTL; encoded by the coding sequence ATGATCCATATCACCGAGATCGTCGAAGTCGACGACGCAGTAGTCAAAGCGTTCGAACGGCTCGTGCCGCAACTTTCCAAGACAAGCCCACCCCCAGACGCCGATGCACTGGCGGACATCGCTGGAAACCCCAACAGCCTCTTGCTCGTCGCCAAAGACAGCGACACCGGCACCATCGTCGGGTCGCTGACGCTGGCGTTCTATCGCATACCGACCGGGCTTCAAGCCCGCATTGAAGATGTAATCGTTGACTCAGAATCTCGGGGCCAGGGCATCGGGGCGTTGTTGACCGAGACAGCAGTTGAGAAAGCTCGTACCGCGGGCGCAAAGGCAGTGGGACTCACATCCAGGCCTGCACGCGAGGCCGCTAACCGGCTGTACACAAGTCTGGGGTTCGAGCGGCGCGACACGAACGTGTACACGTTCACGCTGTAG
- a CDS encoding ATP-dependent DNA ligase, with translation MASSETHVETPDRPVRISSPDKVMFPDQGWTKLDLAKHFVTCGEGALRGVYNRPVMLKRWNHGVGEKPIFVKRPKGARTLVDVDFPASSPGKMFVPLDVADVIWMAQQNCVDLNPWASRADDLSHADELRLDLDPTPDFGFSHVKEVAAGVRLLLDEMGMTSWPKTSGNRGIHVYVRLKPQWDPYEVRRAALAIGRELERRMDLATTAWWKEERTGIFIDYNQNAWGKTVASAYSVRHTGWVSTPFAWDELASIEPDQFPMEGFRDRLDDVGDLTDGIDEAECDLTPALAMVEADEENGLGDAPWPPHYPKMPGEPPRVAPSKRRVPDPET, from the coding sequence GTGGCCAGTTCAGAAACCCATGTCGAAACCCCCGACCGACCTGTACGTATTTCATCGCCTGACAAGGTGATGTTCCCGGATCAGGGGTGGACGAAGCTCGACCTCGCCAAACATTTCGTGACCTGCGGGGAGGGGGCACTCCGCGGTGTGTACAACCGGCCTGTGATGCTGAAACGGTGGAACCACGGGGTCGGTGAAAAACCCATCTTCGTGAAGCGCCCCAAGGGAGCTCGCACGCTCGTCGACGTGGACTTTCCGGCGTCGTCGCCAGGGAAGATGTTTGTCCCGCTCGACGTCGCGGACGTCATATGGATGGCCCAACAAAACTGTGTGGATCTCAACCCATGGGCTAGTCGCGCTGACGATCTGAGTCATGCTGACGAGCTTCGACTCGATCTCGACCCAACGCCTGACTTCGGCTTCTCGCATGTAAAGGAAGTGGCCGCCGGTGTGCGGTTGCTACTCGACGAGATGGGGATGACGTCGTGGCCGAAAACTTCGGGCAACCGCGGAATACATGTCTATGTGCGCCTCAAACCGCAATGGGATCCGTACGAGGTCAGGCGTGCGGCGTTGGCCATCGGTCGCGAACTCGAACGCCGTATGGATCTCGCAACAACGGCCTGGTGGAAAGAAGAACGGACGGGAATCTTCATCGACTATAACCAGAACGCCTGGGGCAAGACGGTCGCGTCCGCCTATAGCGTGAGGCACACCGGTTGGGTATCGACGCCGTTCGCATGGGATGAGCTCGCATCTATCGAGCCCGACCAATTTCCGATGGAGGGGTTCCGTGACCGTCTCGACGATGTTGGCGACCTCACAGATGGGATCGATGAGGCGGAATGTGATCTCACACCCGCGCTAGCAATGGTCGAAGCCGACGAGGAGAACGGTCTTGGTGATGCCCCGTGGCCACCGCATTACCCGAAGATGCCAGGCGAGCCGCCAAGGGTTGCACCGTCAAAGAGACGCGTGCCAGACCCCGAAACGTAA
- a CDS encoding VOC family protein — MTGIARFALVALDTADPERLANFYSVITGWEVDPRSAGQWWQLDNGSGATIAFQLAPNHQPPVWPGDEHPQQAHLDFDVPDLDVGEEQVLAIGATKAESQPGETFRVFLDPVGHPFCLVLNTEMA, encoded by the coding sequence ATGACTGGTATTGCTCGTTTCGCATTGGTTGCTCTCGACACCGCCGACCCGGAAAGGCTGGCGAATTTCTATTCGGTGATTACCGGGTGGGAGGTGGATCCCAGGAGCGCTGGACAATGGTGGCAACTAGACAACGGGTCTGGTGCGACCATTGCGTTCCAGCTCGCACCCAATCACCAACCGCCGGTGTGGCCGGGTGATGAACATCCCCAGCAGGCCCACCTCGACTTCGATGTACCCGATCTCGATGTTGGCGAAGAACAGGTGCTTGCGATCGGGGCGACGAAGGCCGAATCACAACCCGGTGAAACGTTCAGGGTGTTCCTCGACCCGGTCGGCCACCCGTTCTGTCTGGTGCTCAACACAGAGATGGCATGA
- a CDS encoding SRPBCC family protein: protein MADFTIETTRVFNAPIDIVWEVVSDAGGYHRVVDTLRHTEITSGDGLGMVRHCIDTKGREWNEACTLWEPGKRMRMTVDVASYPSAFRAIFERVVGTWSVEELADGVHLSMRFDGATKLGPIGKAAVVAMGRKSVLGLIMDGYETQIRARLATDS from the coding sequence GTGGCGGATTTCACCATCGAGACAACACGAGTTTTCAACGCCCCGATCGACATCGTGTGGGAAGTTGTTTCGGACGCCGGTGGGTACCACCGAGTCGTCGATACCCTGAGACACACTGAGATCACATCCGGGGACGGTCTCGGCATGGTGCGCCACTGCATTGACACCAAGGGGCGCGAGTGGAACGAGGCCTGCACGCTATGGGAACCGGGGAAAAGGATGCGGATGACGGTCGACGTGGCGAGTTATCCATCTGCCTTTCGGGCGATCTTCGAGCGTGTCGTAGGCACGTGGTCGGTCGAAGAACTGGCCGATGGCGTACACCTGTCGATGCGGTTCGACGGAGCCACCAAACTCGGTCCGATTGGCAAGGCGGCCGTCGTGGCGATGGGCCGCAAGTCAGTTCTTGGCTTGATCATGGACGGATACGAAACCCAGATTCGCGCTCGGTTAGCCACCGATTCGTGA
- a CDS encoding helix-turn-helix transcriptional regulator, giving the protein MTTTQETSGAALKRWRMLRRLSQLDLSVSADVSQRHLSFLETGRAKPSREMIIHLATVLDVPLRDRNTWLHAAGYAAVYSQHGLEEPAMDQVRHALELILEAHAPFPAYVVDRAWTLVMINQPAAALTSMMVSPEDAPLFGGNIMRLLLHPKGVREFVVNWESAAAALLRRLEREVAERPGDKVLVDLLSEVTAYPDVSGLLSRAEVPTGADLLVPLHMDTPMGEMRFLTTIATIGAPFDVTLEELRLETLLPADAATETLLRKFAK; this is encoded by the coding sequence ATGACCACCACCCAGGAGACGTCTGGTGCCGCGCTGAAGCGGTGGCGCATGTTGCGGCGATTGAGCCAGCTCGACCTTTCGGTTTCAGCGGACGTTTCGCAGCGTCATTTGAGCTTTCTTGAGACCGGTCGGGCAAAACCCAGCAGGGAAATGATCATCCATCTGGCAACGGTGCTCGATGTGCCGTTGCGCGACCGCAACACCTGGCTCCATGCGGCCGGGTACGCCGCGGTGTACTCCCAACACGGCTTGGAGGAGCCCGCCATGGACCAGGTGCGGCATGCGCTGGAGTTGATTCTCGAGGCCCACGCCCCCTTCCCTGCATACGTCGTCGACCGGGCATGGACCTTGGTGATGATCAACCAGCCCGCCGCTGCGCTCACGTCGATGATGGTATCTCCCGAGGATGCACCGTTGTTTGGCGGCAACATTATGCGGCTCCTTTTACACCCGAAGGGTGTCCGAGAATTTGTCGTCAACTGGGAAAGCGCCGCGGCGGCGCTGCTGCGTCGGTTGGAACGCGAGGTCGCCGAACGCCCCGGCGATAAGGTGCTTGTTGATCTCCTCTCCGAAGTCACTGCCTATCCGGACGTCAGCGGTTTGTTGTCCCGAGCCGAGGTACCAACCGGCGCCGACCTACTGGTCCCGTTGCACATGGATACACCCATGGGAGAAATGCGGTTCTTGACGACCATTGCAACGATCGGTGCGCCGTTCGACGTCACCCTCGAAGAACTGCGCCTAGAGACTCTGCTCCCCGCAGACGCCGCAACCGAGACGCTGTTGCGAAAGTTCGCCAAGTGA
- a CDS encoding DinB family protein — MDICDVCGFDFEVVGRDDVGPRVTTAVESIAALLTDEPKVCLVRPSEQRWSMLEYGAHVRDVLLTLRDRLVIGLVEDDPGFKPLYRDERIDLGLYSDDTPAAVAAELGAATSMFVRLFDAIEPELLSRSVQYGSPNPQPRTLLWMGLQAIHESEHHLTDIRENLQQVKRTD; from the coding sequence ATGGATATATGCGACGTTTGCGGATTCGATTTCGAGGTGGTCGGTCGGGATGACGTCGGGCCGCGGGTGACGACCGCGGTCGAATCTATCGCTGCGCTGCTGACCGATGAGCCGAAGGTTTGTCTTGTACGGCCGTCTGAACAGCGCTGGTCAATGTTGGAGTACGGCGCACACGTCCGTGATGTGCTGCTGACCCTGCGCGACAGGCTCGTCATTGGTCTCGTCGAAGATGATCCAGGGTTCAAACCGCTGTATCGAGACGAACGGATCGATCTTGGCCTGTACTCCGACGACACGCCGGCGGCCGTCGCTGCCGAGTTGGGCGCTGCGACGTCGATGTTTGTCCGACTGTTCGATGCAATCGAACCGGAGCTGTTGTCACGATCGGTGCAGTACGGATCACCAAATCCGCAACCCCGAACGTTGCTCTGGATGGGCCTCCAGGCGATCCACGAATCGGAACACCACCTCACCGACATCAGAGAGAACCTGCAACAAGTCAAGAGAACTGACTGA